A region from the Lathyrus oleraceus cultivar Zhongwan6 unplaced genomic scaffold, CAAS_Psat_ZW6_1.0 chrUn1335, whole genome shotgun sequence genome encodes:
- the LOC127115149 gene encoding uncharacterized protein LOC127115149, which translates to MVEACDKLGWKAPLKIQIEAIPLALEGKDVIGLAQTGSGKTGAFALPILHALLEAPQPTHFFACVLSPTRELAIQISEQFEALGTEIGVKCAAIVGGIDMVQQSLKLAKKPHIIVSITTAVGML; encoded by the exons ATGGTGGAAGCTTGTGACAAATTGGGTTGGAAAGCACCGCTAAAAATTCAAATTGAAGCAATTCCTCTTGCTCTAGAAG GAAAAGATGTGATTGGACTTGCCCAAACGGGTTCTGGTAAGACTGGGGCTTTTGCTCTTCCGATATTGCACGCACTCTTAGAAGCACCACAGCCGACCCATTTTTTTGCTTGTGTATTGTCTCCCACAAG GGAGCTTGCTATACAAATTTCTGAACAGTTTGAAGCTTTAGGAACTGAAATTGGTGTCAAATGTGCTGCG ATTGTTGGAGGCATTGACATGGTACAACAATCCCTCAAGCTAGCAAAGAAGCCTCATATTATTGTAAGTATTACCACTGCTGTAGGCATGCTTTGA